One Planctomycetota bacterium DNA window includes the following coding sequences:
- a CDS encoding AAA family ATPase produces the protein MPSPSARPASTQRVPPTGSNRPHRTGAATSRISPIAGAPRYPRHFRIFMTIFHTDRAHGAHGRGDGRRPDARRYRTYIAPCRARARLGHAGAHHIRRFRYNAPMQSILGHQRAIDVLQAALISGRMHHAWIFHGPPGVGKATTALALAKILLCHDPQTDLAGRLEACGVCKSCRIFNTEQAAHPDLHIVTKELALYADDKQTRDRKLTSIPVDIVRLHLIEPAYRSAALNHNKVFILDEAELLNDAGQNALLKCLEEPPPGTFIILVTSQEDRLLATIRSRCQRVAFAELDHQVVERWLDQQPFSQSMSPAQKSWVAKFARGSLGRAALAAEYGLDEWQQTISPMINAIAAGRGAPDMGEAMATRVEEFAKAWVKNHDNASKDAANKMAVRLMLGVVGEICRQSLHHRSAPLTDAAAHPWLVGIDLIQIAERNLNSNVSLPLLLDHLAIEWSDQCRRQPAGR, from the coding sequence ATGCCGTCCCCATCGGCCCGCCCCGCTTCAACGCAGCGGGTTCCCCCTACCGGATCAAACCGCCCGCATCGCACCGGCGCGGCAACAAGTCGAATTTCACCCATCGCGGGCGCCCCTCGATATCCCCGTCATTTTCGCATCTTTATGACCATCTTTCACACCGACCGCGCGCACGGTGCGCACGGGCGCGGTGACGGACGACGTCCCGATGCGCGTCGATACAGGACTTACATCGCCCCTTGCCGCGCCCGTGCGCGTTTGGGTCACGCCGGTGCGCACCACATCCGTCGCTTCCGTTACAATGCCCCGATGCAGTCCATCCTCGGACATCAGCGCGCCATCGACGTCCTCCAAGCCGCCCTCATCAGCGGCCGCATGCACCATGCGTGGATCTTTCATGGCCCGCCCGGCGTCGGCAAAGCGACGACCGCTCTCGCCCTCGCCAAAATCCTCCTCTGTCACGATCCGCAGACCGACCTTGCCGGCCGCCTCGAAGCGTGCGGCGTGTGCAAATCCTGTCGCATCTTCAACACCGAGCAGGCCGCCCATCCCGATCTGCACATCGTCACCAAAGAACTCGCCCTCTACGCCGACGACAAACAGACCCGCGACCGCAAACTGACCAGCATCCCCGTCGACATCGTCCGCCTGCACCTGATCGAGCCCGCCTACCGCTCCGCCGCCCTCAATCACAACAAGGTGTTCATTCTCGACGAAGCCGAGTTGCTCAACGACGCCGGCCAGAACGCCCTGCTCAAGTGCCTGGAAGAGCCCCCGCCCGGCACATTCATCATCCTCGTCACATCGCAGGAAGATCGCCTGCTCGCCACGATCCGCAGCCGCTGTCAGCGGGTCGCCTTCGCCGAACTCGATCACCAAGTCGTCGAGCGCTGGCTCGATCAGCAGCCGTTCTCGCAATCCATGAGCCCGGCCCAGAAGTCATGGGTGGCGAAGTTCGCCCGCGGCAGTCTCGGCCGCGCCGCCCTCGCCGCCGAATACGGGCTCGACGAATGGCAGCAGACGATCAGTCCGATGATCAACGCCATCGCCGCCGGGCGCGGCGCCCCCGACATGGGCGAAGCGATGGCGACCCGCGTCGAGGAATTCGCCAAGGCCTGGGTCAAGAACCACGACAACGCCTCCAAGGACGCCGCCAACAAGATGGCCGTCCGCCTGATGCTCGGCGTCGTCGGCGAAATCTGCCGCCAATCGCTTCATCATCGCTCCGCCCCGCTGACCGACGCCGCCGCCCATCCCTGGCTTGTCGGCATCGACCTGATCCAGATCGCCGAACGGAATCTCAACTCGAATGTGTCGCTGCCTTTGCTGCTCGATCATCTGGCGATAGAATGGTCCGACCAATGCAGACGCCAACCCGCGGGCCGATGA
- a CDS encoding MFS transporter: MERPAELSTLAGMGPLVSIVFLGFMAIAIPLAPLSLEVHDHLGFAAGIVGLTIGLQSLITVMSRHTAGSLSDRLGSRTVVLMGLPIAVAAGGAYMVSTYMAGAAALMWIMAGRVLLGIAESLFITGAMTWGIARIGPHRTGRVMAWQGISMYTALTIGAPLGLALQRHFGFEAVAMAAMGAPLLAMAIAGMTGAAPIVPGKRAPLHHVIGMIWRQGVVLSLASIPFAAVMTFLTLYYTSQGWGGAGLALAGSGVGYIVIRLFFAHLPDKVGGVPVASVSLMVQAAGQVVLLIAPHPAVAFVGAVITGCGVSLIFPAMGVEATRHVPAAQRGQAVGNFIAFFDIAMGLTGPIVGLLIATPLGYHSAFLTGALSAAAALILLKKTH, translated from the coding sequence ATGGAGCGGCCGGCGGAATTGAGCACGCTGGCGGGGATGGGCCCGCTGGTGTCGATCGTGTTTTTAGGGTTCATGGCGATCGCGATTCCGCTGGCGCCGCTGTCGCTTGAGGTGCATGACCACCTGGGTTTCGCGGCTGGGATCGTCGGCTTGACGATCGGATTGCAGTCGCTGATCACGGTGATGAGCCGGCATACGGCGGGGTCGCTGAGCGACCGGCTGGGGTCACGGACGGTGGTGTTGATGGGGCTGCCGATTGCGGTTGCGGCGGGCGGGGCGTACATGGTTTCGACGTATATGGCGGGGGCGGCGGCGCTGATGTGGATCATGGCGGGGCGCGTGCTGCTGGGTATTGCGGAGAGTCTGTTTATCACTGGGGCGATGACGTGGGGGATTGCGCGGATCGGGCCGCACCGGACGGGGCGGGTCATGGCGTGGCAGGGCATTTCGATGTACACGGCGTTGACGATCGGGGCGCCGCTGGGCTTGGCTTTGCAGAGGCATTTCGGGTTTGAAGCGGTGGCAATGGCGGCGATGGGAGCGCCGCTATTGGCGATGGCGATCGCGGGGATGACGGGGGCGGCTCCGATCGTGCCGGGCAAACGGGCGCCGCTGCATCACGTGATCGGCATGATCTGGCGGCAGGGCGTCGTGCTGTCGCTGGCTTCGATTCCCTTCGCGGCGGTGATGACTTTCCTGACGCTTTACTACACCTCGCAGGGCTGGGGCGGAGCGGGGCTCGCACTGGCGGGGTCGGGCGTGGGGTACATCGTGATTCGCCTGTTTTTCGCACATTTACCCGACAAAGTCGGCGGCGTGCCGGTGGCGAGCGTGTCATTGATGGTGCAGGCGGCGGGGCAGGTCGTGCTGCTCATCGCCCCGCATCCGGCCGTGGCTTTCGTCGGCGCGGTCATCACCGGCTGCGGCGTCTCGCTGATCTTCCCGGCGATGGGGGTCGAGGCGACGCGCCACGTCCCGGCGGCACAGCGCGGTCAGGCCGTCGGCAATTTCATCGCCTTCTTCGACATCGCCATGGGTCTGACCGGCCCGATTGTCGGCCTGCTCATCGCCACGCCCCTCGGTTACCACAGCGCCTTTCTCACCGGCGCCCTTTCCGCCGCCGCCGCGCTGATTCTCCTCAAAAAAACTCACTGA